The Herpetosiphonaceae bacterium DNA window TGCTGCTGCTGGAGCCGGGCCTGGGCTCAAGTGAGATCGGCGGGGAAGTCCCAGCGCGGCAGGCAGGGCAAGCGGTCTATCCGGTCGAGGGCTCAGTGGTGCTGATCTTCGAACATCCCGGCGCGGTGCAAGTCGTGATCGACAAACTCGAAGAGATCAAGGAGTCGCTGGTGCAGCGACTGGCTGCCTAACATGCAACGACTCCGCGCCATCCTCGTCCATGCGCTGCATCTGCTCCGCGCGGCGCTGCTCTGGCTCACGGCGGGCGGGTGCTATCTGGTCGGGCTGGCGGTCGGGGTCGGCGTGCGGTGGGCGCTGTGGTGCGTGGCGGGCTATCAGGCGGGCTATCAGGCGGGGAGGCAGCGGTGAACATTACCGACATAACCGATAAGCTCTGTGCTTGTCTTCCGACAATTGAGAAGGCATTGCAGTCTCCAGACTCTAGCGATCGCGAGTGGGGGAAGCAGCGGCTAGCGCTTGTGGCTGCATTGGCTCCCTTTGTCGGTTTCTATGCGCTGGAGCAGTTGACAGACGGACAGCAATCTAACACAGAGGCATCCTAGCATGAGCAGCGGCACCGCATCCTGGTTCTCCCGCGTCGGCGCGACGTTCGCGGCGCTGGACAGCGCGTTCAAGGCCCGCCCGCCTGCGCCGGGGGAGTTGTACCCGGCGCGTTCCGGTGTGCCAACGTCCTATATGTCGTTTCCTGGGTGGGATGTGCTCGAAGCGCGCGGCAACACGAACAGCCAGGACGAACAGCGGGCCAAGACGGCGATCCGCTCGCCCTGGGTGTACTCGGACTTGCAGGCGATTGCCAACGAGGCCAGCGCCGCCGAACTGGTCGTCAAGGAGCGGCAGGGCAAGAAGCTCGAAGATGTCGAGAATCACAACCTGGAGCTGCTATGGGAAAGCCCAAACCCGCACATGGGCCGCTCCTACCTGATCAGCTTTTGGTGCTGGAGCTACGTGCTGGCCTCCAAGTCCTATCTCTACTGGATGCCCGGCGATGGTGGAATTGCGGAGCTATGGCCGATCCCGCCGTTTATGATGAGCGCGCTGCCGGATGCCAAGGATCTGGTACGCGGCTATGCCTTCAAGAGCCGCCCGGACGCCGATCCGATTATCATCCCGCCGGAGTACATCACATTCAGTCGCTCGGTCAACATCTTTGACGTGCGCGACGGCCTGAGCTTCCTAGCGGCGGCACATCTCGGCATCGAGACGGACCTGGCCGCCGCAGAGTGGAATCGCAGCTTCTTCCGCGAGCAGAACGCGGTCCCGGATGGCCTGATTACCATCCCCCGCGACACGCTCGACGGCGATCTGGCCCGCGTGCGGCAGGAGATCCGTGACTTCTTTGGCGGCACTCGGCGTGGCGTGGCGGTGGCGCGGGCGGGCGATATGGACTATAAGCCGTTCGGGCGCACGCAGAAGGACGCCGAGTTCTTAGCCGGGCGGCAGTTCTCCGAGAAAGAGATCGACCGCACGCTGGGCTTTCCCCAGGGCTACTGGTCGGAGCGGGCGAACCGGGCCAATGCGGAGCAGGCGCGGGCGACCATGATCGCGGGCGCGGTGTGGCCGCTGCTCGTGCGACTGGCCGAAGACATCAACGCACAGACCATGCCGCGCTGGTGGGGGGAGCAGTACCGGGCCGAGTTCAAGGACATCCGGCCCGAAGACCGCGAGTTGAAACTGCGTGAGCTGGAGTTCTACGCCAAGATCGAGACGATTGATCAGCTGCGTGAGCGTGTCGGCGACGAGCCGATCGGCGACGTGCGCGGGCTCATGCTGATCTCCGAACTGGAGAAGGGCACGCCGATCCCGACCTCGGAGCCGTCGCTGTTGATGGAAGACGAGATCGCGGCGATGGAGGAGGAAGCGGCAGCCGAGATGCCAGAGGAGCCGATCGCCGACGAGGTGCCGCCAGAGGACGCCCCGATCGAGGAGGTGCCGCCCGACGCCACCGAGGAGTTGAAAGCCATCGACCTCGACCGCTGGGAGCGCAAGGTGATCAAGGCCGTGCGGGCGGGCAAAAGCGCGGCGGCGGTCAAGTTCGAGAGCGCGGCCATTCCCAAAGACGAGCAGCAGCGCATCCGGCAGGCGCTCGGCGAGGCCCACGACGCGGCGGCGGTGCGGGCGGCGTTTACGGCGGTGGAGATCAAGACAGCGAAGCTTACACCCCAGGAGCAGGCGCTGCTGGATGAGGTGGAGACGATCCTGAAGCGCTTCAGCGGGCGGCTGGTCGATGCCGTGATCGACGGCGACACGCCCGACCTGACCGATCTGGAGTCCGCGCTCAAGGCGGCGATCCTGCCGGCGCTCGTCGATGCCGTGGTGAGCGGTGTGGCGCTCCAGGTCGATGCGGTGGGCGTGGCGATGGATGGCGCGCAGGCGGCGGCGCTGGCGCAGGAGTGGGCGGCGTCCTATGTGCCGGGTGCGGTGGGCGGCATGACGGGCACGACGCGGGACGCGCTGATCAAAGCCATCACGACCTACCGCGCCACGTCGGGCATGACACGGCAGCAGGTCGCGCAGCTGCTGGCTCCCTATTTCGGCGCGGCGAAAGCGGATGTGATTGCCACCACTGAGATCACGCGGGCCAACGCGCAGGCGGCGAAAGTCTATAACGACTATCTGAAGGAGCAAGGACTGGACTACGAGTTCATCTGGCAAACCAACAACGACGAGCGCGTCTGCCCGAAGTGCGCGCCGAAGAACGGCCAAGTCACCGACGCCGACACGCTGCCGCCGGGGCATCCGCGCTGCCGGTGCGGCGTGACCCAGCGCCGCAAGCGAGACTAGCATGAAGCTGACGATTGATGTGAACATCGGCGATGTGCTCTCCGTCCTGGACAAGGCCGACCCGGAGCCATTGGCGCGGGTGATTGGCGTGGCGGTGGCCGAAGAGGTCCGAAACGAGGTCACGCCCTACCCGCTGGCGGCGCGCAAGCCGCAGCCGTTCACGAGCGCCAAGCAGCGCCGGTTCTTTTTTGCGGCGCTCAAGAAAGGGCAGATCACCGTCCCCTACCGGCGCGGCAGCGATCCGCGCTCCGAGACGCTGGGCCGCAAGTGGATTATCCAGCCCGGCGCAGGCGGCGCGACGCTGACGAACACAGCCAGTTACAGCGACCTTGTGCAGAACAAAAAGAAGCAAGCGCCCTATCACAAAGGTGTCTGGACCACCGACGAGGACGCCGCCCGCAAAGTGGAGCAGAGCGGCGTCGCCGCCAAGATTGCCGAAGATGTGATCACACGGAGACTCACATGACCATCGCCCCCGCACCGCGCCCGGTCCTCAAAGACGATCCCGTTACCGAAGCGCGACTCGACGAACTCGCCGAGCGCCTGGCTCCCCGCGTGGCCGAGCGGGCGCTGCTGCTCATGCAGGCCGAGCGCCGACCGGCGGCGATGAAGGTCCGCGAGGCGCTGCTGGCGCTGCTGCGCGGCTGGGAAGATCTGTTCGATCTGCCGCGCTCGGTGCCGACGCGGGTTGAGCGCGGCGAAGTGGTGCGCCCGGAGCGGCGGGAGCATCATAATCGGTAGTTTGTGGCGTTGGGATGCGCTAAATCCTTGACGCGGGGTGTATACTGAGGGTATGGAAGATCAAATTACAACAGTCAAACCAGGCGCGATCGTTCGAGTATTGGATACTAATCAGATCGTTCGTGTAGTTGAGGAAGCAGATCCCGGTTGTTGGATCTGCGATGATGGGTATATACGTCCATCGGCGATGCTCAGAACCGTCTTAGAGCAGTGAGGGAGCTATGGACCAAAATCCTGATAACGATCCCCTATGCGGACTATCGGCGGCTGATCTCGATCGCATCACACAGGCGGGCCTTGCAGGGGCGGAAGCTGGGCAGACCTGGCGGGATACGATTGCACGGGTGTTGGATGCCGCACCGAGCGCCGACGATACCCCGTTCTCGGCGCTTGCGCTGGGCCTGACCATGCCCAAAGCTGACGAGGTGAGCGCGGACGGTCGGCGGCATACGTGGAATCTCGGTGTTCCTGTGTCTGTACTCTACTCTGGCGATCTGCCGCCCAACACGCTAGAGCTACGCGACGCCAGCGGGCGCGTCGTCGGGCGGATTGTGAATATTGGAGATGGTGATGCGTGATCGTTTGATAGCAGCTGAGTTGTGGAGTGTTGACGATCCGCGTGATCCATCAGTCGATCCGGGTGCGGCGATCGAGGTCTTTCTTTCGTTCGGTGAGTGCCACAAGATCCTGACGCATAAGCCGCGCCGCTCGCTCGGCTGGGACTTGGGGCAGCCCTACGAATGGCACTGTACGATCTATGCGGCGAATACCGTTACCGCCGACGCACTGCCAGAGGCGATCTGCCGTGCAGCACTGCAAGCGGTGGAAATCCGGGCCAGCATCCGCAACGCTGGGCAGGGCTAGCACCCGGCGCGGCGGGGTGGTATAATTGGGCTATCGAATGTGGCGGCGTGGATGGACACGCGCAGAGAACCAGGGGCGGCATCCCTCTCTCGGAAGCAAAGTCACGAAAAGCCCGACCATAGCCGAGGATGCAGGTTTGCGGGTGACGACCGCAATGAAACGAGAGATGTTCCAGGGGTCAGGCAGTGCCGCGAGTAGGTATCAATTCCTACCCACATTCAGTATTCGATGGTCTGTAGCTCAACCGCAGAGCACTGGTCTCCAAAACCAGAGGTTGCAGGGTCAAGACCTGCCAGGCCAGCCAATGCCCGCCATGCTCCCCGGTCGGCCTGTACCGACTGAAATTCAGGGGTGACGCTAGGGCAGCGTACAGGCGGAACGCCACGGCTTAGGCGTGACAGCCGGAGAGACGGCACCTAACCTTGACACTACATGAACGCTTATACTGCTTTCTGGTGAAGTAGTCGCCGTGCTGAG harbors:
- a CDS encoding phage portal protein; this encodes MSSGTASWFSRVGATFAALDSAFKARPPAPGELYPARSGVPTSYMSFPGWDVLEARGNTNSQDEQRAKTAIRSPWVYSDLQAIANEASAAELVVKERQGKKLEDVENHNLELLWESPNPHMGRSYLISFWCWSYVLASKSYLYWMPGDGGIAELWPIPPFMMSALPDAKDLVRGYAFKSRPDADPIIIPPEYITFSRSVNIFDVRDGLSFLAAAHLGIETDLAAAEWNRSFFREQNAVPDGLITIPRDTLDGDLARVRQEIRDFFGGTRRGVAVARAGDMDYKPFGRTQKDAEFLAGRQFSEKEIDRTLGFPQGYWSERANRANAEQARATMIAGAVWPLLVRLAEDINAQTMPRWWGEQYRAEFKDIRPEDRELKLRELEFYAKIETIDQLRERVGDEPIGDVRGLMLISELEKGTPIPTSEPSLLMEDEIAAMEEEAAAEMPEEPIADEVPPEDAPIEEVPPDATEELKAIDLDRWERKVIKAVRAGKSAAAVKFESAAIPKDEQQRIRQALGEAHDAAAVRAAFTAVEIKTAKLTPQEQALLDEVETILKRFSGRLVDAVIDGDTPDLTDLESALKAAILPALVDAVVSGVALQVDAVGVAMDGAQAAALAQEWAASYVPGAVGGMTGTTRDALIKAITTYRATSGMTRQQVAQLLAPYFGAAKADVIATTEITRANAQAAKVYNDYLKEQGLDYEFIWQTNNDERVCPKCAPKNGQVTDADTLPPGHPRCRCGVTQRRKRD